In the genome of Pongo pygmaeus isolate AG05252 chromosome 9, NHGRI_mPonPyg2-v2.0_pri, whole genome shotgun sequence, one region contains:
- the SIRT3 gene encoding NAD-dependent protein deacetylase sirtuin-3, mitochondrial isoform X4, producing MAFWGWRAAGAVRLWGRVVERTEAGGGVGPFQACGCRVVLGGTDDVSAGLRGSHGARGEPLDPARPLQRPPRPEMPRAFRRQPRAAAAGFFFSSIKGGRRPISFSVGASSVVGSGGSSDKGKLSLQDVAELIRARACQRVVAMVGAGISTPSGIPDFRSPGSGLYSNLQRYDLPYPEAIFELPFFFHNPKPFFTLAKELYPGNYKPNVTHYFLRLLHDKGLLLRLYTQNIDGLERVSGIPASKLVEAHGTFASATCTVCQRPFPGEDIRADVMADRVPRCPVCTGVVKPDIVFFGEPLPQRFLLHVVDFPMADLLLILGTSLELDGPDK from the exons ATGGCGTTCTGGGGTTGGCGCGCCGCGGGAGCAGTCCGGCTGTGGGGCCGAGTAGTTGAACGGACCGAGGCCGGGGGAGGCGTGGGGCCGTTCCAGGCCTGCGGCTGTCGGGTGGTGCTTGGCGGCACGGACGATGTCAGTGCGGGGCTGAGAGGCAGCCATGGGGCCCGCGGTGAGCCCTTGGACCCGGCGCGCCCCTTGCAGAGGCCTCCCAGACCCGAGATGCCCAGGGCATTCCGGAGGCAGCCGAGGGCAGCAGCTGCCGGTTTCTTCTTTTCGAG TATTAAAGGTGGAAGAAGGCCCATATCTTTTTCTGTGGGTGCTTCAAGTGTTGTTGGAAGTGGAGGCAGCAGTGACAAGGGGAAGCTTTCCCTGCAGGATGTAGCTGAGCTGATTCGGGCCAGAGCCTGCCAGAGGGTGGTGGCCATGGTGGGGGCCGGCATCAGCACACCCAGTGGCATTCCAGACTTCAG ATCTCCAGGGAGTGGCCTGTACAGCAACCTCCAGCGGTACGATCTCCCCTACCCCGAGGCCATTTTTGAACTCCCATTCTTCTTTCACAACCCCAAGCCCTTTTTCACTTTGGCCAAGGAGCTGTACCCTGGAAACTACAAGCCCAACGTCACCCACTACTTCCTCCGGCTGCTTCATGACAAGGGGCTGCTTCTGCGGCTCTACACGCAGAACATCGATGGGCTTGAGAGAG TGTCGGGCATCCCTGCCTCAAAGCTGGTTGAAGCTCATGGAACCTTTGCCTCTGCCACCTGCACAGTCTGCCAAAGACCCTTCCCAGGGGAGGACATTCGG gctgacgTGATGGCAGACAGGGTTCCCCGCTGCCCGGTCTGCACCGGCGTTGTGAAGCCCGACATTGTGTTCTTTGGTGAGCCGCTGCCCCAGAGGTTCTTGCTGCATGTGGTTGATTTCCCCATGGCAGATCTCCTGCTCATCCTTGGGACCTCCCTGGAG